The following proteins are encoded in a genomic region of Populus nigra chromosome 16, ddPopNigr1.1, whole genome shotgun sequence:
- the LOC133676101 gene encoding glutamate synthase [NADH], amyloplastic isoform X3, with product MGELVHSRFSTNTFPSWDRAQPMRVLGHNGEINTLRGNVNWMKAREGLIKCKELGLSKNEMKKLLPIVDASSSDSGAFDGVLELLIRAGRSLPEAVMMMIPEAWQNDKNMDPQRRALYEYFSALMEPWDGPALISFTDGHYLGATLDRNGLRPGRFYVTRSGRVIMASEVGVVDIPPEDVLRKGRLNPGMMLLVDFEKHIIVDDEALKQQYSLARPYGEWLKRQKIELSDIVDSVQESERVAPAISGVVPASDDDTSMQNMGTHGLLAPLKAFGYTVEALEMLMLPMAKDATEALGSMGNDAPLAVMSNREKLTFEYFKQMFAQVTNPPIDPIREKIVTSMECMIGPEGDLTETTEEQCHRLSLKGPLLSIEQMEAMKKLNFRGWRSKVLDITYSKERGRKGLEETLDRICAEAHEAIKEGYTVLVLSDRAFSSKRVAASSLLAVGAVHQYLVKKLERTQVGLIVESAEPREVHHFCTLVGFGADAICPYLAVEAIWRLQVDGKIPPKSTGEFHTKDELVKKYFKASNYGMMKVLAKMGISTLASYKGAQIFEGLGLSSEVIDKCFAGTPSRVEGATFEMLARDSLHLHELAFPSRVLPPGSAEAVALPNPGDYHWRKGGEIHLNDPLAIAKLQEAARGNSVAAYKEYSKRVQELNKACNLRGLLKFKEADVKVSLDEVEPASEIVKRFCTGAMSYGSISLEAHTTLAQAMNKIGGKSNTGEGGEQPSRMETLPDGSMNPKRSAIKQVASGRFGVSSYYLTNADELQIKMAQGAKPGEGGELPGHKVIGDIAITRNSTAGVGLISPPPHHDIYSIEDLAQLIHDLKNANPAARISVKLVSEAGVGVIASGVVKGHADHVLISGHDGGTGASRWTGIKNAGLPWELGLAETHQTLVANDLRGRTVLQTDGQLKTGRDVAIAALLGAEEFGFSTAPLITLGCIMMRKCHKNTCPVGIATQDPVLREKFAGEPEHVINFFFMLAEELREIMAQLGFRTMTEMVGRSDMLEVDKEVVKSNEKLENIDLSLLLRPAADIRPEAAQYCVQKQDHGLDMALDNKLIKLSEAALEKGLPVYIETPICNVNRAVGTMLSHEVTKRYHLAGLPADTIHIKLTGSAGQSLGAFLCPGIMLELEGDGNDYVGKGLSGGKIVVYPPKGSLFDPKENIVIGNVALYGATCGEAYFNGMAAERFCVRNSGARAVVEGVGDHGCEYMTGGTVVVLGKTGRNFAAGMSGGVAYVLDLDGKFRSRCNPELVDLDKVEEEEDITTLKMMIQQHQRHTNSLLAREVLADFDNLLPKFIKVFPRDYKRVLANMKEESATKEAADLAAKEVEEAEELDEAELKEKDAFEELKKLAAASLNGNSIQVEDGPLKRPTRVNDAVKHRGFIAYEREGVQYRDPNIRMNDWKEVTEESKPGPLLKTQSARCMDCGTPFCHQENSGCPLGNKIPEFNELVHQNRWREALDRLLETNNFPEFTGRVCPAPCEGSCVLGIIDDPVSIKNIECSIIDKAFEEGWMVPRPPLKRTGRRVAIVGSGPSGLAAADQLNKMGHLVTVYERADRIGGLMMYGVPNMKTDKVDIVQRRVNLMSEEGINFVVNANVGIDPLYSLDRLRDENNAIVLAVGATKPRDLPVPGRELSGVYFAMQFLHANTKSLLDSNLQDGNYISAMGKKVVVIGGGDTGTDCIGTSIRHGCSSIVNLELLPEPPRTRGPGNPWPQWPRVFRVDYGHQEAAAKFGKDPRSYEVLTKRFIGDENGNVKGLELVRVHWEKDATGKFQFKEVEGSEEVIEADLVLLAMGFLGPEPNVAEKLGLEQDNRSNFKAEYGRFSTNVEGIFAAGDCRRGQSLVVWAISEGRQAASQVDKYLMKEEDATINTDNTQDDLVKRHQDLNKRHQDSSKHTVMT from the exons ATGGGTGAGTTG GTACACTCACGATTTTCAACAAATACATTTCCTAGCTGGGATCGTGCACAACCCATGCGTGTCTTGGGCCATAATGGGGAAATCAACACGCTAAGAGGCAATGTAAACTG GATGAAGGCTCGTGAGGGCCTAATAAAGTGCAAGGAGCTCGGTCTCTCAAAAAATGAGATGAAGAAGCTTCTTCCAATTGTAGATGCTAGTTCTTCCGACTCAG GGGCTTTTGATGGTGTGCTGGAGCTTTTAATTCGAGCTGGTAGAAGTCTCCCTGAAGCTGTCATGATGATGATTCCTGAAGCCTGGCAAAATGACAAGAATATGGATCCTCAAAGGAGGGCACTGTACGAATACTTCTCAGCTCTTATGGAACCGTGGGATGGGCCTGCACTTATCTCAT ttaCTGATGGCCACTACTTGGGAGCTACTCTGGATCGCAATGGGTTACGTCCAGGAAGATTTTATGTTACACGAAGTGGACGAGTTATCATGGCTAGTGAAGTTGGTGTTGTGGATATTCCTCCTGAAGATGTCCTTAGGAAAGGAAGACTTAACCCTGGAATGATGCTTCTGGTGGATTTTGAGAAGCATATTATTGTAGATGATGAAGCCTTGAAGCAACAATATTCCCTAGCAAGGCCCTATGGAGAGTGGCTGAAGAGGCAAAAGATTGAACTCAGTGACATAGTTGACTCGGTTCAAGAATCTGAGAGAGTTGCTCCAGCCATTTCTGGGGTTGTTCCT GCATCTGATGATGACACCAGCATGCAGAATATGGGCACTCATGGTTTGCTGGCACCATTAAAAGCTTTTGG CTATACTGTTGAAGCCTTGGAGATGCTGATGCTTCCCATGGCAAAGGACGCCACAGAGGCTCTTGGTTCGATGGGAAATGATGCTCCCTTGGCTGTCATGTCTAACAGGGAAAAACTCACTTTCGAGTACTTCAAGCAAATGTTTGCTCAAGTGACAAACCCTCCAATTGATCCCATCAGAGAGAAGATTGTCACTTCCATGGAATGCATGATTGGGCCAGAAGGTGATTTGACAGAAACAACTGAAGAACAATGCCACCGTCTCTCTCTAAAAGGCCCTCTTTTATCAATTGAGCAAATGGaagcaatgaaaaaattgaactttAGAGGTTGGCGAAGCAAAGTTCTCGACATAACTTATTCAAAGGAACGGGGTAGGAAGGGATTGGAGGAGACTTTAGATAGGATTTGTGCTGAAGCTCATGAGGCAATCAAGGAAGGTTATACCGTGTTGGTTCTTTCTGACAGAG CCTTCTCATCAAAGCGTGTTGCTGCAAGCTCCCTCTTGGCTGTTGGAGCTGTCCACCAATATCTAGTAAAAAAGCTTGAGCGAACTCAAGTCGGGTTGATAGTTGAATCTGCCGAACCACGTGAAGTGCACCATTTCTGTACGTTGGTTGGTTTTGGCGCAGATGCTATCTGTCCATACTTAGCTGTAGAGGCCATTTGGAGATTACAGGTTGATGGCAAGATCCCACCAAAATCCACTGGCGAGTTCCACACAAAGGATGAGCTAGTCAAGAAGTATTTCAAGGCAAGCAACTATGGCATGATGAAAGTGCTTGCCAAAATGGGAATTTCAACTTTGGCCTCCTACAAGGGTGCTCAGATTTTTGAAGGCCTGGGCCTTTCATCAGAAGTGATTGACAAGTGCTTTGCAGGAACTCCAAGCAGGGTAGAAGGAGCAACATTTGAGATGCTTGCCCGTGATTCACTTCATTTGCATGAGTTGGCATTTCCTTCCCGTGTTCTCCCTCCTGGAAGTGCAGAAGCTGTAGCACTGCCCAATCCGGGGGATTATCATTGGAGAAAAGGTGGTGAGATTCACCTTAATGATCCTCTTGCTATTGCAAAGCTTCAAGAAGCTGCCAGAGGTAATAGTGTGGCTGCCTATAAGGAATATTCTAAACGTGTTCAGGAGTTGAACAAAGCTTGTAATTTGCGTGGGCTTTTGAAGTTCAAAGAGGCAGATGTGAAAGTTTCTTTGGATGAAGTAGAACCAGCCAGTGAGATTGTTAAAAGGTTCTGTACTGGTGCAATGAGTTATGGATCCATATCATTGGAGGCACACACCACACTGGCTCAGGCTATGAACAAAATTGGAGGAAAATCAAACACAG GTGAGGGAGGTGAACAACCATCTCGGATGGAGACTCTTCCTGATGGTTCAATGAACCCAAAGAGGAGTGCAATTAAGCAGGTTGCAAGTGGGAGATTTGGAGTGTCAAGTTACTATCTTACAAATGCTGATGAGCTGCAGATAAAGATGGCTCAG GGTGCCAAGCCTGGTGAAGGAGGTGAGCTTCCTGGCCACAAGGTCATAGGAGACATTGCAATTACCAGAAATTCTACTGCAGGGGTGGGCCTCATTAGTCCTCCTCCCCATCATGATATCTATTCAATTGAAGACCTTGCTCAATTGATTCACGATCTCAAG AATGCCAATCCAGCAGCCAGAATAAGTGTCAAGTTGGTATCCGAAGCTGGTGTAGGAGTCATTGCCAGTGGGGTGGTGAAGGGACATGCTGACCATGTTTTGATCTCAGGTCATGATGGAGGTACAGGTGCTTCTCGATGGACTGGCATCAAGAATGCTGGGCTCCCATGGGAACTTGGTTTGGCCGAGACCCATCAAACACTTGTTGCCAATGACCTTCGTGGCCGAACAGTTCTTCAGACTGATGGCCAACTAAAAACTGGCCGGGATGTGGCCATTGCAGCTCTTCTTGGCGCAGAAGAGTTTGGTTTCAGCACTGCACCCCTTATAACACTTGGTTGCATCATGATGCGAAAGTGCCATAAGAACACCTGCCCCGTAGGCATTGCTACTCAAGATCCAGTGCTGAGGGAAAAGTTTGCTGGAGAACCTGAACATGttatcaacttcttttttatgcTAGCAGAGGAGCTCAGGGAGATCATGGCTCAGCTTGGTTTCCGTACGATGACTGAGATGGTTGGTCGTTCAGACATGCTTGAAGTTGATAAAGAAGTTGTTAAGAGCAACGAGAAGCTGGAAAATATTGATCTCTCTTTGTTACTTAGACCTGCTGCTGACATTCGACCTGAAGCTGCTCAGTATTGTGTCCAAAAGCAGGATCATGGTTTGGACATGGCATTGGATAATAAACTCATTAAACTCTCTGAGGCTGCATTGGAAAAAGGTCTTCCTGTGTACATTGAAACACCTATCTGCAATGTGAACCGTGCTGTTGGAACGATGCTTAGTCATGAAGTTACTAAGCGTTACCACTTGGCAGGGCTTCCCGCAGATACTATTCACATCAAACTCACAGGAAGTGCTGGGCAGAGTCTAGGAGCTTTCCTTTGCCCTGGCATTATGCTGGAGCTGGAAGGGGATGGCAATGACTACGTTGGTAAAGGATTATCAGGTGGGAAGATTGTAGTTTATCCTCCAAAAGGAAGCCTGTTTGAtccaaaagaaaacattgtgatCGGTAATGTAGCTCTTTATGGAGCCACATGTGGTGAAGCATATTTCAATGGGATGGCAGCAGAAAGATTTTGTGTCCGTAATTCTGGGGCTAGGGCTGTTGTAGAAGGTGTTGGTGATCATGGCTGTGAGTACATGACAGGAGGAACTGTTGTTGTGCTTGGGAAAACTGGAAGGAATTTTGCTGCTGGTATGAGTGGTGGTGTTGCTTATGTTCTTGATTTGGATGGGAAATTCAGATCTCGTTGCAATCCTGAACTCGTAGATCTTGACAAAGTCGAGGAAGAGGAGGACATTACAACTCTAAAAATGATGATACAACAACACCAGCGTCACACAAATAGCCTGCTAGCTAGAGAAGTACTTGCTGATTTTGATAATCTTCTACCTAAATTTATTAAGGTCTTCCCGAGGGATTACAAACGTGTTCTTGCCAACATGAAAGAGGAATCTGCCACAAAAGAGGCTGCTGACCTAGCTGCTAAAGAAGTTGAGGAAGCTGAGGAGCTAGATGAAGCAGAGTTGAAGGAGAAAGATGCTTTTGAGGAGCTAAAGAAGCTGGCAGCTGCATCTTTGAATGGGAATTCCATTCAG GTAGAAGATGGACCTCTGAAAAGGCCTACCCGTGTTAATGATGCTGTTAAACATCGAGGGTTTATTGCTTATGAGCGAGAAGGTGTTCAGTACAGAGATCCAAATATTCGTATGAATGACTGGAAGGAAGTTACGGAGGAGTCAAAACCTGGCCCTCTTTTAAAGACCCAGTCAGCCCGTTGCATGGACTGTGGCACTCCTTTCTGTCACCAG GAGAACTCAGGATGCCCTCTTGGAAACAAAATCCCTGAATTTAATGAGCTAGTGCATCAAAATCGGTGGCGTGAAGCATTAGATAGGTTACTCGAGACAAATAACTTCCCAGAGTTCACTGGCAGAGTGTGCCCTGCACCCTGTGAAGGTTCCTGTGTTCTTGGCATAATTGATGATCCAGTATctataaaaaacattgaatgTTCAATTATTGACAAGGCCTTTGAGGAGGGTTGGATGGTTCCGCGGCCTCCCCTCAAGAGAACTGG GAGACGAGTGGCTATTGTTGGAAGCGGGCCTTCTGGTTTGGCTGCTGCTGATCAACTAAACAAAATGGGTCATTTGGTGACTGTGTATGAGCGTGCTGATCGAATTGGAGGGCTAATGATGTATGGAGTTCCGAACATGAAAACTGACAAAGTGGATATAGTTCAACGGCGTGTTAACCTTATGTCTGAGGAAGGCATCAATTTTGTGGTAAATGCTAATGTTGGAATTGATCCTTTGTATTCTCTTGATCGGCTTCGAGATGAGAACAATGCAATTGTTTTGGCAGTGGGAGCCACAAAACCTAG ggACCTTCCGGTACCTGGTCGGGAGTTGTCAGGCGTCTATTTTGCTATGCAGTTTCTTCATGCAAATACCAAAAGTTTGCTTGACAGCAATTTGCAGGACGGTAACTACATATCCGCAATGGGCAAGAAAGTTGTTGTCATTGGTGGAGGTGACACTGGAACAGATTGCATTGGGACATCTATTCGCCATGGGTGTAGTAGCATTGTAAATCTAGAGCTTCTACCTGAGCCACCACGAACTAGAGGTCCGGGCAACCCTTGGCCACAG TGGCCTAGAGTATTCCGGGTAGACTATGGGCACCAGGAAGCTGCTGCCAAGTTCGGGAAAGACCCGAGGTCTTATGAGGTGTTGACTAAGCGTTTCATTGGAGATGAGAATGGGAATGTGAAAGGACTTGAGCTGGTACGTGTCCATTGGGAGAAGGATGCCACAGggaaatttcaatttaaggaGGTTGAGGGCTCTGAGGAAGTTATTGAGGCTGACCTAGTCCTACTAGCAATGGGATTCCTTGGTCCTGAGCCG AATGTGGCAGAGAAGTTGGGCTTGGAGCAAGATAATAGATCGAATTTCAAGGCAGAATATGGCCGCTTCTCAACCAATGTGGAAGGGATCTTTGCAGCTGGGGATTGCAGGCGAGGCCAGTCCCTAGTTGTATGGGCAATATCAGAAGGACGACAAGCTGCTTCCCAGGTCGACAAATATCTCATGAAAGAAGAGGATGCTACCATTAACACCGATAATACTCAGGATGACCTTGTCAAGAGGCACCAGGACCTCAACAAGAGACATCAAGACAGCAGCAAGCACACTGTCATGACGTAG